Genomic segment of Sulfurimonas sp.:
AAATTTATCTAAGCGTCCTTAGATAAAACAAGTATAGTGCTTATAAACGACATAAGGGCACTTTAGCTAGGAGACTCTTATCTCTTAGCTAAAGCGCCCGAAAGTTGAGGGCAAAAAGCCCTCATAATAAATTGTTAAATAATTATTTAACTTCTACTGTAGCACCAGCTTCTTCAAGCTCAGCTTTAGCAGCTTCAGCAGTTTCTTTATCTACACCTTCTTTGATTACAGATGGAGTAGCTTCACATGCTTCTTTAGCTTCTTTTAGTCCAAGACCAGTAAGACCACGAACTACTTTAATAACACCGATTTTCTTAGCACCAGCGTCAGTTAATACAACATCAAACTCAGTTTTTTCTTCAGCAGCTTCACCACCAGCAGCAGCTCCACCAGCTACAGCAACAGGTTGTGCAGATACACCAAATTTTTCTTCAAACTCTTTTACAAGCTCAGAAAGTTCTAATACAGAAAGTCCTGAGATAAACTCTAATACGTCTTCTTTAGTTACAGCCATTTTAGG
This window contains:
- the rplL gene encoding 50S ribosomal protein L7/L12 — encoded protein: MAVTKEDVLEFISGLSVLELSELVKEFEEKFGVSAQPVAVAGGAAAGGEAAEEKTEFDVVLTDAGAKKIGVIKVVRGLTGLGLKEAKEACEATPSVIKEGVDKETAEAAKAELEEAGATVEVK